The following are from one region of the Noviherbaspirillum sedimenti genome:
- a CDS encoding YhdP family protein, translating into MPRDQYFPSPIRRHLGAFWATARHAWRYANIASHHILGGLFKLLVLAYFLFAALILVLRYAVLPNIDVYKPAIEQMASRALGRQVAAGSLQASWRGLRPHLSMTDVVVRDPAGQPALVLPRVSATLAWSSVLVADLRLQRLEIDQPDLAIRRDSDGLLHVGGILVDLNQEGDGKGMDWVLAQEEIVIRGGRLSWLDEKRGAPELALQGVDFVMRNHWRRHRFALRATPPPAYAQPLDVRADFQHPHFAKRISDVRRWTGDLYVDVRETDLTVWKAYVNYPVELTQGRGSVRAWLAFDQARVADFSADLSLANVHTRLRHDLQPLDLAQVDGRISVSEEIDPQRQDGTPTFGAHGHAIALANFSFRTREGLVFPSTTLSERYTPARNGQPEKFEVTAKLLDLHTVANFAEKLPLPAGQREMLADFLPRGQLKDFSVQWQGSYPALAAYRVKGHFAGLSMQPQAPRPARPKTATQPAQAALPAIPGFANLSGAVDASDKGGSFQVLSNGLELNLPGYFSEPVMAFEKLDMQASWTFQKDEQLLLEIDRMDFVQDGLVASLSGRHLMPLQARQGAPLGQIDLSGKIAELDLAKVGRYLPLQTPPETRAWLAGGLESGKAHNLALRIKGNLADFPFRAERPGVKPAGEFTLSGRIADGRLNYTPGVFAADGKTPLWPLLHDIQGTIAFNRARLEINANSGKTGGATVSNVKAVIPDLLSDHPLLDIDGQAEAALQDFIAYVNTSPVAEWIGHFTEDSKASGKAKLALKLQLPLNDVEKATVQGALQFLGNDIGLFNGLPTLSATSGKLEFSERGLSLPSIKAGFLGGATTITGSTLRDGSIVIKSAGNLTADGLRKAYAAPAMQRIGQRISGGTRYAAQIRVKAGGQTDVTVESSLQGIGLDLPVPLKKAARDTLPFKLELTSKGDATADSLRDEIRLSAGTAIAAWYEREKPRANHASWRVLRGGIGINVPAPQPDSGVIVNVSLPSLNIDAWSQLVSSILDGGKAPLPAGVAGNGASAAATLDLSPYLEPEVLAARATELIVAGKKLDNVVVGASHLPGAWQANIDSDQASGYVTWHESPSGRGLGKVTARLASLVVPKSAASDVSELLEGKQETSSIPALDITAENFELFGKRFGQLELQANNMRPSGGMREWRINKLAIANPDGELQAKGKWLSRDGVSQSSLDYTLDIVDAGKLLDRFGFSNVLRGGKGKMQGELRWKGLPFALDIPSLDGQLSLDVGAGQFLKVDPSAAKLLGVLSLQSLPRRLALDFRDVFSEGFAFDGIVGSAAIAHGVATTDNFKMRGVSATVLMGGTADIAKETTNLHVAIIPDINAGAASLVYGLAVNPVIGLGTFLAQLFLRDPLMKAFTFEYQITGPWKDPVVTKLGRKSDAAAGQSGAAGARANSETVN; encoded by the coding sequence ATGCCAAGAGACCAATATTTTCCTTCCCCGATACGCCGGCACCTTGGTGCATTCTGGGCGACGGCGCGGCATGCGTGGCGCTACGCCAATATCGCCAGCCACCACATTCTGGGGGGGCTGTTCAAGCTGCTGGTCCTGGCCTATTTCCTGTTTGCCGCACTGATCCTGGTGCTGCGCTACGCAGTCTTGCCGAATATCGACGTCTACAAGCCGGCCATTGAGCAAATGGCCAGCCGTGCGCTGGGGCGACAAGTTGCGGCGGGCAGTCTGCAAGCTTCGTGGCGCGGCCTGCGCCCGCACCTGAGCATGACCGACGTGGTGGTGCGCGACCCCGCCGGCCAGCCGGCCCTGGTATTGCCGAGGGTGTCGGCAACCCTCGCCTGGTCTTCGGTGCTGGTCGCCGACCTGCGGCTGCAGCGGCTGGAAATCGACCAGCCTGACTTGGCCATCCGGCGCGACAGTGACGGTCTGCTCCACGTTGGCGGCATCCTGGTGGATCTGAATCAGGAAGGCGATGGCAAGGGCATGGACTGGGTGCTGGCGCAGGAGGAGATTGTGATTCGCGGCGGGCGCCTGAGCTGGCTGGATGAAAAGCGCGGCGCCCCGGAACTGGCATTGCAAGGGGTCGATTTTGTCATGCGCAACCATTGGCGGCGCCATCGCTTCGCGCTCAGGGCGACACCACCCCCGGCATACGCGCAGCCGCTGGATGTGCGCGCCGACTTTCAGCATCCGCACTTTGCCAAACGGATTTCCGACGTCAGGCGCTGGACCGGCGACTTGTATGTGGACGTGCGCGAAACCGACTTGACAGTATGGAAAGCCTACGTGAATTATCCAGTCGAGCTGACACAGGGGCGCGGCTCGGTGCGCGCCTGGCTCGCTTTCGACCAGGCCAGGGTTGCCGATTTCAGTGCCGACCTGTCCCTGGCCAATGTCCACACCCGCTTGCGCCACGATTTGCAGCCGCTGGATCTGGCGCAGGTCGATGGCCGCATTTCGGTCAGCGAAGAAATCGACCCGCAGCGTCAGGACGGCACGCCGACTTTCGGTGCCCATGGCCATGCGATCGCACTGGCCAATTTCTCGTTCAGGACTCGGGAAGGGCTGGTATTTCCGAGCACCACCTTGTCCGAACGCTATACTCCTGCCCGGAATGGGCAGCCGGAAAAATTCGAGGTGACGGCCAAATTGCTCGATTTGCATACCGTTGCCAATTTTGCAGAAAAATTGCCGCTGCCCGCCGGCCAGCGCGAGATGCTGGCCGACTTTCTGCCGCGCGGACAACTCAAGGATTTTTCCGTGCAATGGCAAGGCAGCTATCCCGCGCTGGCAGCGTATCGCGTCAAGGGGCATTTTGCCGGCTTGAGCATGCAGCCCCAGGCGCCGCGTCCGGCGCGCCCGAAGACTGCCACCCAGCCGGCCCAGGCAGCCTTGCCGGCGATTCCCGGTTTTGCGAACCTGAGCGGCGCGGTCGATGCCAGCGACAAGGGCGGCAGCTTTCAGGTGCTGTCGAATGGGCTTGAACTGAATCTGCCAGGCTATTTCAGCGAGCCGGTCATGGCGTTCGAAAAACTCGACATGCAAGCCAGCTGGACCTTCCAGAAGGACGAGCAATTACTGCTGGAAATAGACCGTATGGACTTTGTCCAGGATGGCCTCGTGGCCTCCCTGTCGGGGCGGCATCTGATGCCCTTGCAGGCCCGGCAGGGCGCACCGCTTGGCCAGATCGACCTGTCCGGCAAGATCGCTGAACTGGATCTTGCCAAGGTGGGGCGCTACCTGCCGCTGCAAACGCCGCCGGAAACCCGCGCCTGGCTGGCGGGCGGCCTCGAAAGCGGCAAGGCGCACAATCTTGCGCTCAGGATCAAGGGCAATCTGGCCGATTTCCCCTTTCGGGCCGAGCGGCCCGGCGTCAAACCGGCAGGCGAATTTACCTTGAGTGGCAGGATCGCCGATGGCCGCCTGAATTACACGCCAGGCGTATTCGCGGCGGATGGCAAGACGCCGCTCTGGCCGCTTCTGCACGACATTCAGGGCACGATCGCCTTCAACCGCGCGCGCCTGGAAATCAATGCAAATAGCGGCAAGACTGGCGGGGCTACGGTAAGCAACGTCAAGGCGGTGATTCCGGATCTCCTGTCCGATCACCCGCTGCTCGATATCGATGGCCAGGCAGAGGCGGCATTACAGGATTTCATCGCTTATGTGAACACCAGTCCGGTGGCGGAATGGATCGGCCACTTTACCGAAGACAGCAAGGCCAGCGGCAAGGCGAAACTGGCGCTGAAGCTGCAATTGCCGCTGAACGACGTCGAAAAAGCGACAGTGCAGGGGGCCTTGCAATTCCTTGGCAATGATATCGGCCTGTTCAATGGCTTGCCGACCTTGTCGGCCACCAGCGGCAAACTCGAGTTTTCCGAGCGGGGCCTTAGCCTGCCATCCATCAAGGCGGGTTTTCTGGGCGGTGCAACGACCATCACCGGCAGTACCCTGCGCGACGGCAGCATCGTGATCAAGTCTGCTGGCAACCTGACCGCCGACGGCCTGCGCAAGGCCTATGCCGCGCCGGCCATGCAGCGCATCGGCCAGCGCATCAGCGGCGGCACGCGTTATGCGGCCCAGATCCGCGTCAAAGCCGGCGGGCAGACTGACGTCACGGTCGAGTCGAGCCTGCAAGGCATTGGCCTGGATCTGCCCGTGCCCTTGAAAAAGGCGGCCCGCGACACGCTGCCCTTCAAGCTGGAATTGACCAGCAAGGGGGATGCCACTGCGGACAGCTTGCGTGACGAAATCAGGCTATCTGCCGGCACCGCCATCGCGGCCTGGTATGAACGCGAAAAGCCGCGCGCCAACCATGCGTCCTGGCGGGTCTTGCGGGGAGGCATCGGCATCAATGTGCCGGCACCGCAGCCAGATAGCGGCGTGATCGTCAATGTCAGCTTGCCGTCGTTGAATATCGACGCATGGAGCCAGCTGGTGTCGAGTATTCTGGATGGCGGCAAGGCGCCGTTGCCGGCAGGCGTAGCCGGCAACGGCGCAAGCGCTGCAGCGACCCTCGACCTGTCGCCGTATCTCGAGCCGGAAGTACTGGCGGCGCGCGCCACCGAGCTGATCGTCGCTGGCAAGAAGCTCGACAACGTGGTGGTGGGCGCTTCGCATCTGCCGGGTGCATGGCAAGCCAATATCGATTCCGATCAGGCATCCGGCTACGTCACCTGGCATGAGTCGCCATCGGGCAGGGGACTGGGCAAGGTGACGGCGCGCCTGGCGTCGCTGGTGGTGCCGAAGTCGGCCGCCTCGGATGTGTCGGAACTATTGGAAGGGAAGCAGGAAACTTCGTCGATCCCTGCGCTGGACATCACTGCGGAAAATTTCGAACTGTTCGGCAAGCGCTTTGGCCAGCTGGAACTGCAGGCCAACAACATGCGTCCGTCGGGCGGCATGCGCGAATGGCGCATCAACAAGCTGGCGATTGCCAATCCGGACGGCGAATTGCAGGCCAAGGGAAAATGGCTCAGCCGCGATGGTGTCAGTCAGTCGAGCCTGGATTACACGCTGGATATTGTCGATGCCGGCAAATTGCTGGACCGTTTCGGGTTCAGTAATGTCCTGCGGGGCGGCAAGGGGAAAATGCAAGGCGAATTGCGCTGGAAGGGCTTGCCTTTTGCGCTGGATATTCCCTCGCTGGATGGCCAACTGAGCCTGGATGTCGGTGCCGGGCAATTCCTTAAGGTCGACCCCAGCGCCGCCAAGTTGCTGGGCGTGTTGAGTCTGCAATCCCTGCCGCGCCGCCTGGCGCTGGATTTCCGCGATGTGTTTTCGGAGGGCTTTGCCTTCGATGGTATCGTCGGTTCGGCGGCAATCGCACACGGCGTGGCAACAACTGACAATTTCAAGATGCGCGGCGTGAGCGCCACCGTGCTCATGGGCGGCACGGCGGATATTGCCAAGGAAACCACCAACCTGCATGTGGCGATCATCCCCGACATCAATGCGGGCGCTGCCTCGCTCGTGTATGGTTTGGCAGTCAATCCGGTGATCGGCCTGGGTACCTTCCTGGCGCAACTGTTCTTGCGCGATCCCTTGATGAAAGCCTTTACCTTTGAATACCAGATCACCGGCCCCTGGAAAGACCCGGTGGTCACCAAACTCGGCCGGAAAAGCGACGCTGCCGCCGGCCAAAGCGGTGCTGCCGGGGCCAGGGCCAATAGCGAAACGGTGAATTAA
- the murB gene encoding UDP-N-acetylmuramate dehydrogenase translates to MTAIPIIQSDYPLRDHNTFGINAIAKRYVTITSAKMLLEVNVSSELAGLPRLVLGGGSNILLTGDFPGVVFHMCMKGIDIVGDDAEMTYVRAAAGENWHQLVRWTLARGLGGLENLSLIPGSVGAAPIQNIGAYGAELKDCFHSVTVLDLESGAVSTLDKTTCAFGYRDSIFKQALRERSVILDVSFALPKQWQPNLRYAELSQEVTARGLSDPSAVEISDAVMAIRTRKLPDPAVIGNAGSFFKNPVVPAQQRHALLERYPQLVSYPQADGSYKLAAGWLIDQCGWKGGSLGAAGVYEKQALVLVNRGGASGQDILTLARKIQDDALARFGVRIEPEPVFV, encoded by the coding sequence ATGACGGCTATTCCCATTATTCAATCCGATTATCCCCTGCGCGACCATAATACTTTTGGTATAAATGCAATTGCGAAACGATATGTAACAATTACTTCTGCAAAGATGTTGCTGGAGGTGAATGTTTCTTCGGAATTGGCTGGTTTGCCTCGCCTGGTGCTGGGGGGCGGCAGCAATATCCTGTTGACCGGCGACTTCCCTGGCGTTGTATTTCACATGTGCATGAAGGGCATCGATATCGTCGGCGACGATGCCGAGATGACCTACGTGCGCGCGGCAGCCGGCGAGAACTGGCACCAGTTGGTGCGCTGGACCCTGGCGCGAGGTTTGGGCGGGCTGGAAAACCTGTCCTTGATTCCGGGCAGCGTCGGAGCTGCGCCGATTCAGAACATCGGTGCCTACGGTGCCGAGCTGAAGGATTGCTTTCATAGTGTCACCGTCCTCGATCTTGAAAGTGGTGCCGTGTCGACCCTGGACAAGACGACTTGCGCCTTCGGCTATCGCGACAGCATCTTCAAGCAAGCCTTGCGCGAACGCTCGGTGATCCTGGATGTCAGCTTTGCGTTGCCGAAACAATGGCAACCCAACCTGCGCTATGCCGAGTTAAGCCAGGAAGTGACAGCACGCGGCTTGTCCGACCCGAGTGCGGTGGAGATCAGCGATGCCGTGATGGCCATTCGTACCCGCAAGCTGCCCGATCCGGCCGTAATCGGCAATGCCGGCAGCTTCTTCAAGAATCCGGTGGTACCGGCGCAGCAGCGCCATGCCTTGCTGGAACGCTATCCGCAACTGGTCAGTTATCCGCAGGCCGATGGCAGCTACAAGCTGGCCGCTGGCTGGCTGATTGATCAGTGCGGCTGGAAAGGTGGCAGCCTGGGCGCGGCCGGAGTCTATGAAAAACAGGCTCTGGTGCTGGTGAATCGGGGCGGGGCTTCCGGCCAGGACATACTCACCCTGGCGCGCAAGATACAGGACGATGCGCTGGCCCGCTTCGGTGTAAGGATCGAGCCGGAGCCAGTGTTCGTCTGA
- a CDS encoding carbon-nitrogen hydrolase family protein, with protein sequence MTNPMQKNMPIKVAAVQMVSTPDVEENFAAARRLVAEAAGQGAQLVLLPEYWPVMGMQDTDKLGLAEALDGGPIQRFMSDLAREHKLWLIGGTLPLVAPEAGKVMNATLVYGPDGAMVSRYDKIHLFSFTKGEESYDESQTIVHGKDVTVFCAPFGDIGLSVCYDLRFPELYRAMGPVSLIVVPAAFTYTTGRAHWEILLRARAIENQCYVLAAAQGGKHVNGRRTWGHSMLIDPWGEVKAVLPEGEGVVTGAFDAAELARVRENLPALRHRKL encoded by the coding sequence ATGACCAATCCCATGCAAAAAAATATGCCAATCAAAGTCGCCGCAGTGCAAATGGTTTCCACGCCTGATGTGGAAGAAAATTTCGCGGCTGCGCGCCGCCTGGTCGCCGAAGCGGCCGGGCAGGGCGCGCAGCTGGTCTTGCTGCCGGAATACTGGCCGGTCATGGGCATGCAGGACACGGACAAGCTCGGCCTGGCCGAAGCCCTCGATGGCGGACCGATCCAGCGCTTCATGTCGGATCTCGCCCGCGAGCACAAGCTCTGGCTGATCGGTGGCACCTTGCCGCTGGTGGCGCCGGAAGCCGGCAAGGTAATGAATGCCACGCTGGTGTATGGCCCGGATGGCGCCATGGTGTCGCGCTACGACAAGATCCATTTGTTCAGTTTCACCAAAGGCGAGGAATCCTACGACGAGTCGCAAACCATCGTGCACGGCAAGGATGTTACGGTGTTTTGCGCGCCTTTCGGCGACATTGGCCTGTCGGTCTGCTATGACCTGCGCTTTCCGGAGCTGTACCGCGCCATGGGACCGGTATCGTTGATCGTGGTGCCGGCGGCGTTTACTTACACGACCGGGCGGGCGCACTGGGAAATCCTGTTGCGCGCGCGGGCCATCGAAAACCAGTGCTATGTGCTGGCGGCCGCTCAGGGCGGCAAGCATGTGAACGGCCGGCGCACCTGGGGCCACAGCATGCTGATCGACCCGTGGGGGGAGGTCAAGGCCGTCTTGCCGGAGGGCGAAGGCGTGGTGACAGGGGCGTTCGATGCGGCGGAACTGGCGCGCGTGCGCGAAAACCTGCCGGCATTGCGGCACCGCAAGTTGTGA
- the aroG gene encoding 3-deoxy-7-phosphoheptulonate synthase AroG has product MPRTDDLRIRELKELTPPSHLIREFPCSGKVGEVVANARTALHRILHGQDDRLMVVIGPCSIHDPKAALEYANLLVKARERFAGELEVVMRVYFEKPRTTVGWKGLINDPYMDNSFRINDGLRMARELLVKINEMGLPAGTEFLDVISPQYFADLVSWGAIGARTTESQVHRELASGLSCPVGFKNGTDGNIKIAVDAIKAASQPHHFLSVTKGGHSAIVSTAGNEDCHIILRGGKAPNFDAASVEEACQGIAKNGLAARLMIDASHANSSKKPENQVPVCADIAGQVASGDTRIVGVMVESNLVAGRQDLVEGKELVYGQSITDGCIDWEQSLGVLQGLADAVKQRRLRDTEEA; this is encoded by the coding sequence ATGCCGCGCACTGACGATCTGAGGATCCGAGAATTGAAAGAATTGACCCCCCCTTCGCATCTTATCCGCGAGTTTCCATGCTCGGGCAAGGTCGGCGAAGTCGTCGCCAATGCGCGTACGGCATTGCATCGCATCCTGCATGGCCAGGATGACCGCCTGATGGTGGTGATCGGCCCGTGCTCGATCCACGATCCCAAGGCCGCGCTGGAATACGCCAACCTGCTGGTGAAGGCACGTGAACGCTTCGCCGGCGAACTGGAAGTCGTCATGCGCGTGTATTTCGAAAAGCCGCGCACGACGGTCGGCTGGAAAGGCCTGATCAACGACCCTTACATGGATAACAGTTTCCGTATCAATGACGGCTTGCGCATGGCGCGCGAGTTGCTGGTCAAGATCAACGAGATGGGCTTGCCGGCCGGCACCGAATTCCTCGACGTGATCAGTCCGCAGTATTTCGCCGACCTGGTGAGCTGGGGCGCGATCGGCGCCCGCACCACCGAATCGCAGGTGCATCGCGAACTGGCATCCGGCCTGTCCTGTCCAGTGGGCTTCAAGAATGGCACCGATGGCAACATCAAGATCGCGGTCGATGCGATCAAAGCGGCATCGCAGCCGCACCACTTCCTGTCGGTGACGAAGGGCGGCCATTCGGCGATCGTCTCGACCGCCGGCAACGAGGATTGCCATATCATCCTGCGTGGCGGCAAGGCACCCAACTTTGATGCCGCCAGCGTGGAAGAGGCCTGCCAGGGCATCGCCAAGAATGGCCTGGCAGCACGCCTGATGATCGATGCTTCCCACGCCAACAGCTCGAAAAAACCCGAGAACCAGGTGCCGGTGTGCGCCGACATCGCCGGCCAGGTCGCCAGCGGCGATACCCGCATCGTCGGCGTGATGGTGGAATCGAACCTGGTGGCGGGCCGCCAGGATCTGGTGGAAGGCAAGGAGCTGGTATATGGCCAGTCGATCACCGATGGCTGCATCGACTGGGAACAAAGCCTGGGCGTGCTGCAAGGCCTGGCCGATGCGGTCAAGCAGCGCCGCTTGCGGGATACGGAAGAAGCCTGA
- a CDS encoding YajQ family cyclic di-GMP-binding protein — protein MPSFDVVSEANLVEVKNAVDQANKEIATRFDFKGSDARIEQKERDLTAYADSEFQLNQVRDVLTAKLVKRNVDVRFMDNGKIEKIGGDKVKQVIKIKNGIESDAAKKIVRLIKDSKMKVQASIQGEAVRITGAKRDDLQAAIAQLKKDVTDLPLEFNNFRD, from the coding sequence ATGCCCTCTTTTGATGTCGTTTCCGAAGCCAACCTGGTTGAAGTCAAGAACGCCGTAGACCAGGCAAACAAGGAAATCGCGACCCGTTTCGATTTCAAGGGCAGCGATGCGCGTATCGAGCAAAAAGAACGCGACCTGACCGCGTATGCCGATTCGGAATTCCAGTTGAATCAGGTGCGCGACGTCCTGACCGCCAAGCTGGTCAAGCGCAACGTGGATGTGCGCTTCATGGACAATGGCAAGATCGAGAAAATCGGCGGTGACAAGGTCAAGCAGGTCATCAAGATCAAGAATGGCATCGAATCCGACGCTGCCAAGAAGATCGTGCGCCTCATCAAGGATAGCAAGATGAAGGTGCAGGCCAGCATCCAGGGCGAAGCCGTGCGCATCACCGGCGCCAAACGCGACGACTTGCAGGCGGCAATTGCGCAGCTGAAGAAGGACGTCACCGATCTACCGCTGGAATTCAACAATTTCCGCGATTAG
- a CDS encoding retropepsin-like aspartic protease family protein encodes MRSISCVATSLLAAALYAGGVAAADIDLIGVFPGKAVLVVNGGNPKTYSVGNTVAGTIKLTSVGSATATLEENGKRQTLQLGEHFNRTAPSGPASITLHADSKGHYMAQGQINGGTVRMLVDTGASMIALPSGDATRLGIDYKKGQLGYSSTANGVKPVYRVTLDTVRIGDIQLNQVEATVHEGGLPVILLGMSFLNRTDIRREGDLLTLSRRY; translated from the coding sequence ATGCGCTCGATTTCATGCGTAGCAACTAGCCTGCTGGCGGCCGCATTGTATGCGGGCGGCGTCGCTGCCGCCGACATCGACCTGATCGGCGTATTTCCCGGCAAGGCCGTCCTGGTGGTCAACGGCGGCAACCCCAAGACCTATTCGGTAGGCAATACCGTGGCCGGCACTATCAAACTGACGAGCGTTGGCAGCGCCACGGCCACGCTGGAAGAAAACGGCAAGCGGCAAACCCTGCAACTGGGCGAGCATTTCAATCGCACTGCGCCTTCCGGCCCGGCCAGCATCACCCTGCACGCCGACAGCAAGGGCCACTACATGGCGCAAGGCCAAATCAATGGCGGTACCGTGCGCATGCTGGTCGATACCGGCGCCAGCATGATCGCCCTGCCCTCCGGCGACGCCACGCGCCTGGGGATCGATTACAAGAAAGGCCAGCTTGGCTATTCCAGCACCGCCAACGGCGTCAAGCCGGTGTACCGGGTCACGCTGGATACCGTCAGGATCGGCGATATCCAGTTGAACCAGGTCGAGGCCACCGTGCATGAAGGCGGCTTGCCGGTCATTTTGCTCGGCATGTCCTTCCTGAACCGCACCGACATACGCCGCGAAGGCGATCTGCTTACCCTCTCCAGGCGCTATTGA
- the tldD gene encoding metalloprotease TldD yields the protein MNPFEPNLTALATARDILLTPFGLDESKLLTTLGTMFTHKVDYADLYFQFTKNEGWSLEEGIVKTGSFSIDQGVGVRAVSGDKTAFSYSDEISERALNEAAAATRTIARQGTGRIKVAQSIQLGGSRQLYLPNDPLVSLDATQKVKLLEKVERIARARDPRVVQVMAGLAGEYDVVLVVRSDGVIGADIRPLVRLSVTVIAEQDGRREMGSSGGGGRYRYDYFTDELLEKYAAEAVDSALVNLDARPAPAGPMTVVLGPGWPGVLLHEAVGHGLEGDFNRKGSSTFAGRIGERVAAKGVTVVDDGTLADRRGSLNMDDEGNPTQCTTLIEDGILKGYIQDTLNARLMKMPVTGNARRESFAHLPMPRMTNTYMLAGDKDPAEIIASVKNGLYAVNFGGGQVDITNGKFVFSASEAYMIEDGKVTYPVKGATLIGNGPDVLHRVSMIGNDMCLDPGIGVCGKEGQSVPVGVGQPTMRIDGMTVGGTA from the coding sequence ATGAACCCATTTGAACCGAACCTGACCGCGCTTGCCACCGCCCGCGACATCCTGCTCACGCCTTTCGGGCTGGATGAATCGAAGCTGCTCACGACGCTGGGCACGATGTTTACCCACAAGGTCGATTATGCCGACCTGTACTTCCAGTTCACCAAGAATGAAGGCTGGAGCCTGGAAGAAGGCATCGTCAAGACCGGCAGTTTTTCGATCGACCAGGGTGTCGGCGTGCGGGCGGTATCGGGCGACAAGACGGCGTTTTCCTATTCCGACGAAATTTCCGAACGTGCCTTGAATGAGGCTGCTGCCGCCACGCGCACCATCGCGCGCCAGGGGACAGGCAGGATCAAGGTGGCGCAATCCATCCAGCTCGGCGGCAGCCGCCAGCTGTACTTGCCGAACGATCCGCTGGTGTCGCTGGACGCCACGCAGAAAGTGAAGCTGCTGGAAAAGGTCGAGCGCATCGCCCGCGCGCGCGACCCGCGCGTGGTGCAGGTCATGGCAGGGCTGGCCGGCGAATACGACGTGGTGCTGGTGGTGCGCAGCGACGGCGTCATCGGCGCCGACATTCGTCCGCTGGTGCGCCTGTCGGTGACGGTCATCGCCGAACAGGATGGCCGCCGCGAGATGGGTTCATCCGGCGGCGGCGGGCGTTACCGCTACGATTACTTCACTGATGAGTTGCTGGAGAAATACGCGGCCGAGGCAGTCGATTCGGCGCTGGTCAATCTCGATGCCCGGCCGGCGCCGGCCGGGCCGATGACCGTGGTGCTGGGGCCGGGCTGGCCGGGTGTGCTGCTGCACGAGGCGGTCGGTCATGGCCTGGAAGGCGACTTCAACCGCAAGGGATCGAGTACCTTCGCCGGTCGCATCGGCGAACGTGTCGCCGCCAAGGGTGTGACCGTGGTGGATGATGGCACGCTGGCCGACCGCCGCGGCTCGCTCAACATGGATGACGAAGGCAACCCGACCCAGTGCACCACATTGATCGAGGATGGCATCCTCAAGGGCTATATCCAGGATACCTTGAATGCGCGTCTGATGAAGATGCCGGTCACCGGCAATGCGCGCCGCGAATCTTTTGCGCACCTGCCGATGCCGCGCATGACCAATACCTACATGCTGGCTGGCGACAAGGACCCGGCCGAAATCATCGCCTCGGTGAAGAACGGCCTGTACGCGGTCAACTTCGGCGGCGGCCAGGTCGACATCACCAATGGCAAGTTCGTGTTTTCCGCCAGCGAAGCCTACATGATCGAGGACGGCAAGGTCACCTATCCGGTCAAGGGCGCGACCCTGATCGGCAATGGCCCGGACGTGCTGCATCGTGTTTCGATGATCGGCAACGACATGTGCCTGGATCCGGGCATCGGCGTGTGCGGCAAGGAAGGCCAGAGCGTGCCGGTGGGCGTGGGCCAGCCGACCATGCGTATCGATGGCATGACGGTCGGCGGTACGGCGTAA